The following are encoded together in the Candidatus Hinthialibacter antarcticus genome:
- a CDS encoding UvrD-helicase domain-containing protein: MKTYSTFEERLRAELNPAQAEAALHVDGPLLVLAGAGSGKTRVITYRLAYLIHERKLAPWNILAVTFTNKAAGELKDRAARLVGGNPRGWWIGTFHSVCSRILRTDGKAIGLDPHFSIYDRSDQLAAVKRAMKACDISTQEIKANAAINEISKAKSRFEWPADYAANARDYREDMIKRIYKKYAEILRSNSALDFDDLLIETVRLLKEREEVRVSYQKRFKQIMVDEYQDTNQPQYLLLRELARDHQRICVVGDDDQSIYRWRGADIRNILEFEREYPGAKVVRLEQNYRSSKTIISAASEMINGNEGRLGKSLWTQQDEGDAIGVIRLPDDISEAFWVADEIQRLHNQENVPYKQFAVFYRTNAQSRTFEEECIKRGVPYNIVAGTAFYDRREIKDALAYARMLINPADAVSFERVVNIPKRKLGAVTVGRLNDYAARSNQPILLAAWYAADDASSGLSPAAKNAFRIFASIFRSCREKSESVSLPELLDDLYKRSGYIQYWKDESDPQADARIENVEELISAAAAFETDMKHATSAPINTLMMLEGFLENASLVSDQDSVTNDSDQIQFMTFHSAKGLEFPYVFMVGMEEELFPHSRTLDDKKEVEEERRLCYVGITRAMKKLYLTHVESRRIHGQSNWALPSRFIEEIPSKYREELTWRGIDSGAPAPISVLKNFNQDFNQIDPDEIFLPGDMVNHRSFGFGVVMGVQGEGGKSRITVEFQDAGMKTLVQEYARLQKV, encoded by the coding sequence ATGAAAACATATTCTACATTTGAAGAACGGCTGAGGGCGGAACTAAACCCTGCTCAGGCGGAGGCCGCCTTGCATGTCGATGGGCCATTATTGGTTCTCGCTGGAGCAGGCAGCGGCAAAACGCGCGTCATTACCTATCGCCTCGCCTATTTGATCCATGAACGCAAACTGGCGCCCTGGAACATTCTGGCTGTCACGTTCACCAACAAAGCGGCTGGTGAATTAAAAGATCGCGCCGCCCGTTTGGTCGGCGGCAATCCACGCGGCTGGTGGATCGGCACCTTTCACTCAGTCTGCTCACGAATTCTGCGGACGGACGGTAAGGCAATTGGGCTGGACCCGCATTTCTCCATCTATGACCGCTCCGACCAATTGGCGGCGGTCAAGCGCGCAATGAAAGCCTGCGACATCAGTACGCAAGAAATCAAAGCCAATGCCGCGATCAATGAGATATCCAAAGCCAAAAGCCGTTTCGAATGGCCTGCTGATTACGCCGCCAATGCGCGGGACTACCGCGAAGATATGATTAAGCGCATCTACAAAAAATATGCGGAAATTTTGCGTTCAAACAGCGCATTAGACTTTGACGACCTGTTGATCGAAACCGTACGTTTGTTAAAAGAACGCGAAGAGGTTCGAGTTTCTTATCAAAAGCGCTTTAAACAAATCATGGTGGATGAATATCAAGACACCAATCAACCGCAGTATTTATTGTTGAGAGAACTGGCGCGTGACCATCAGCGCATCTGTGTTGTCGGCGACGACGACCAGTCTATTTATCGTTGGCGCGGCGCAGATATTCGCAATATTTTAGAATTTGAGCGTGAATATCCGGGCGCCAAAGTGGTGCGTCTTGAGCAGAATTACCGTTCGAGCAAAACCATTATTTCCGCTGCGTCCGAAATGATAAACGGCAACGAAGGCCGATTGGGTAAATCGCTTTGGACGCAACAGGACGAGGGCGATGCGATTGGAGTCATACGCCTGCCGGATGACATCTCTGAAGCGTTCTGGGTCGCGGATGAAATCCAGCGTTTGCATAATCAAGAAAATGTTCCCTACAAGCAATTTGCTGTGTTTTACCGCACCAACGCCCAGTCGCGTACGTTTGAAGAAGAGTGCATCAAACGCGGCGTTCCGTATAACATCGTCGCAGGGACAGCATTTTACGACCGCCGCGAAATCAAGGATGCGCTGGCGTACGCCCGGATGTTGATTAACCCCGCCGACGCGGTTTCATTTGAACGCGTCGTGAATATCCCCAAACGAAAACTCGGCGCTGTCACAGTCGGCAGATTGAACGATTACGCCGCCCGCTCCAATCAGCCGATTTTGCTTGCGGCGTGGTATGCCGCAGATGATGCATCTTCTGGCTTGTCGCCTGCTGCGAAGAATGCCTTTAGAATTTTTGCCTCGATTTTCCGCAGTTGCCGTGAAAAATCCGAGAGCGTTTCCCTGCCCGAATTATTGGACGACTTATACAAGCGTTCGGGGTACATCCAATACTGGAAAGATGAATCCGACCCGCAGGCCGATGCGCGCATCGAGAATGTCGAAGAACTGATTTCCGCCGCTGCGGCGTTTGAAACTGACATGAAACATGCGACCTCGGCGCCAATTAATACGCTGATGATGCTGGAAGGCTTTCTTGAAAACGCCTCGCTGGTTTCCGACCAGGATTCGGTCACGAACGATTCCGACCAGATTCAATTTATGACGTTTCATAGCGCGAAGGGGCTTGAGTTTCCCTATGTATTCATGGTGGGGATGGAAGAAGAATTGTTCCCACATTCACGCACGTTAGATGATAAAAAAGAAGTCGAAGAAGAACGGCGCCTCTGTTACGTCGGCATCACCCGCGCCATGAAAAAATTATATCTCACTCACGTCGAATCGCGCCGCATTCACGGGCAAAGCAACTGGGCGCTTCCCAGCCGTTTTATTGAAGAAATTCCATCAAAATATCGTGAAGAATTGACCTGGCGTGGAATTGATTCCGGCGCCCCGGCCCCGATTTCGGTTCTTAAAAATTTCAATCAAGATTTCAATCAAATTGATCCCGACGAAATTTTTCTTCCGGGAGACATGGTCAATCATCGCTCGTTTGGGTTTGGCGTGGTGATGGGCGTTCAAGGCGAAGGCGGAAAAAGCCGCATCACAGTTGAGTTTCAAGACGCTGGTATGAAAACGCTGGTGCAAGAATACGCCCGCTTGCAGAAGGTATAG
- a CDS encoding DUF433 domain-containing protein — MAKQFDRIIFNPRINSGKPTVGRPHILVSEIFEQVAKGKKPEELMRQYPGLERDDVKQAMQYSAYLLGQPLPEE; from the coding sequence ATGGCGAAGCAATTTGACCGCATCATATTTAATCCAAGAATCAATAGCGGCAAACCAACGGTTGGGCGCCCTCATATCTTGGTCTCAGAAATTTTTGAGCAAGTTGCGAAGGGAAAAAAACCCGAAGAACTCATGCGGCAATATCCCGGTTTGGAGCGCGACGACGTCAAGCAAGCCATGCAATATTCGGCTTACTTATTAGGACAGCCTTTGCCGGAAGAATGA
- the queF gene encoding preQ(1) synthase: protein MSQLETFDNAYPGRQYIIKIICPEFTSVCPKTGQPDFGTIRIAYIPNQKCLELKALKYYMQSYRNQGIFYEMVTNKILDDLVAACDPQWMEIEGDYSPRGGISTTVTVTHGAKMDSE from the coding sequence ATGAGCCAGTTAGAAACCTTCGACAACGCCTATCCGGGGCGTCAGTACATCATCAAAATCATTTGCCCGGAGTTTACCTCCGTGTGCCCCAAAACAGGGCAGCCGGATTTTGGAACGATTCGTATCGCCTATATCCCCAATCAAAAATGCCTTGAGTTGAAGGCGTTGAAATATTACATGCAGTCGTATCGTAACCAGGGAATTTTCTACGAAATGGTTACCAACAAAATTCTCGACGATCTGGTGGCTGCTTGTGATCCGCAATGGATGGAAATTGAAGGCGACTATAGCCCGCGCGGCGGCATTTCGACCACTGTTACCGTCACCCACGGCGCCAAAATGGACAGCGAATAA